The following proteins are encoded in a genomic region of Pseudomonas saponiphila:
- a CDS encoding electron transfer flavoprotein subunit alpha/FixB family protein, which yields MTILVIAEHDNKALAPATLNTVAAAAKIGGDIHVLVAGQGVGAVAEAAAKVAGVAKVLVADNAAYAHQLPENVAPLVAELGAGYSHILAAATSNGKNILPRVAAQLDVDQISEIISVESADTFKRPIYAGNAIATVQSSAAVKVITVRATGFDAVAAEGGSAAVEAVGAAHDAGKSSFVGEELAKSDRPELTAAKIVVSGGRGMQNGDNFKHLYALADKLGAAVGASRAAVDAGFVPNDMQVGQTGKIVAPQLYIAVGISGAIQHLAGMKDSKVIVAINKDEEAPIFQVADYGLVADLFEAVPELEKLV from the coding sequence ATGACTATCTTGGTAATCGCCGAACACGATAACAAGGCGCTGGCTCCGGCCACCCTGAACACCGTTGCCGCCGCCGCCAAAATCGGTGGTGACATTCATGTGCTGGTCGCCGGTCAGGGCGTTGGCGCTGTGGCTGAAGCCGCGGCCAAAGTCGCTGGCGTGGCCAAAGTGCTGGTGGCCGACAATGCCGCCTACGCTCACCAACTGCCGGAAAACGTTGCGCCGCTGGTCGCCGAACTGGGCGCTGGCTACAGCCACATCCTGGCTGCCGCGACCTCCAACGGCAAAAACATCCTGCCGCGGGTTGCCGCCCAGCTGGACGTTGACCAGATCTCCGAGATCATCTCGGTCGAAAGCGCCGATACCTTCAAGCGTCCGATCTATGCCGGTAACGCCATCGCCACTGTGCAGTCCTCGGCTGCGGTGAAAGTCATCACCGTGCGTGCCACCGGCTTCGACGCCGTTGCCGCTGAAGGTGGTTCGGCTGCTGTCGAAGCCGTTGGCGCCGCTCACGATGCAGGCAAGTCGAGCTTCGTTGGCGAAGAGCTGGCCAAGTCCGATCGTCCTGAGCTGACCGCTGCCAAGATCGTCGTTTCCGGCGGTCGCGGCATGCAGAACGGCGACAACTTCAAGCACCTGTACGCCCTGGCCGACAAGCTGGGTGCTGCTGTCGGCGCTTCCCGCGCGGCAGTGGACGCAGGCTTCGTGCCGAACGACATGCAGGTCGGCCAGACCGGCAAGATCGTTGCGCCACAGCTGTACATCGCGGTCGGTATCTCCGGCGCGATCCAGCACCTGGCCGGCATGAAAGACTCCAAAGTGATCGTTGCGATCAACAAGGACGAAGAGGCGCCGATCTTCCAGGTGGCCGATTACGGCCTGGTGGCGGACTTGTTCGAAGCCGTACCCGAGTTGGAGAAGCTGGTCTAA
- a CDS encoding electron transfer flavoprotein subunit beta/FixA family protein: protein MKVLVAVKRVVDYNVKVRVKADNSGVDLANVKMSMNPFCEIAVEEAVRLKEKGVATEIVVVSIGPATAQEQLRTALALGADRAILVESAEELNSLAVAKLLKAVVDKEQPQLVILGKQAIDSDNNQTGQMLAALSGYAQGTFASKVEVSGDKVNVTREIDGGLQTVALNLPAIVTTDLRLNEPRYASLPNIMKAKKKPLETLTPDALGVSTASTNKTLKVEAPAARSAGIKVKSVAELVEKLKNEAKVI from the coding sequence ATGAAGGTTCTTGTAGCTGTCAAACGAGTGGTCGACTATAACGTCAAGGTTCGCGTCAAAGCGGACAACTCCGGCGTCGACCTCGCCAACGTCAAGATGTCGATGAACCCTTTCTGCGAAATCGCAGTGGAAGAAGCGGTACGCCTGAAAGAGAAAGGTGTAGCGACTGAAATCGTCGTCGTCTCCATCGGTCCTGCTACTGCTCAAGAGCAACTGCGTACCGCCCTGGCACTGGGTGCCGATCGCGCAATCCTCGTCGAGTCCGCTGAAGAGTTGAACTCCCTGGCCGTGGCCAAGCTGCTCAAGGCGGTGGTCGACAAGGAACAGCCACAGCTGGTGATCCTTGGCAAACAGGCCATCGATAGCGACAACAACCAGACCGGCCAGATGCTGGCGGCCCTGAGCGGTTACGCTCAAGGCACCTTCGCCTCCAAGGTCGAGGTGTCCGGCGACAAGGTCAATGTCACTCGCGAAATCGATGGCGGCCTGCAGACCGTTGCACTGAACCTGCCAGCCATCGTCACCACCGACCTGCGTCTGAACGAGCCGCGCTACGCGTCTCTGCCAAACATCATGAAAGCCAAGAAGAAGCCGCTTGAAACGCTGACTCCTGATGCTTTGGGCGTTTCCACCGCCTCCACCAACAAGACCCTGAAAGTCGAAGCGCCGGCTGCACGCAGCGCGGGTATCAAGGTCAAGTCGGTGGCTGAACTGGTCGAGAAACTGAAAAACGAAGCGAAGGTAATCTGA
- a CDS encoding electron transfer flavoprotein-ubiquinone oxidoreductase — MEREYMEFDVVIVGAGPAGLSAACRLKQKAAEAGKEISVCVVEKGSEVGAHILSGAVFEPRALNELFPDWKELGAPLNTPVTRDDIYVLRSGETSTKVPDFFVPKTMHNEGNYIISLGNLCRWLAQQAENLGVEIYPGFAAQEALIDENGVVRGILTGDMGVDREGQPKDGMYTPGMELRGKYTLFAEGCRGHIGKQLIKRFNLDSDADAQHYGIGLKEIWEIDPAKHQPGLVVHTAGWPLDIMSNENTGGSFLYHLENNQVVVGLIVDLSYANTYLSPFDEFQRLKHHPVLKQYLEGGKRISYGARALAKGGINSLPKMVFKGGALIGCDLGTMNVAKIKGSHTAMKSGMLAADAVADSLFAGSEGAEELKSYVESFKSSWLYEELFASRNFGPAMHKFGPIIGAGFNWMDQNIFGGKLPFTLHDTKPDYACLKLAKDCTKIDYPKPDGKLSFDKLSSVFISGTNHEEEQPCHLKLTDPSIPLGRNLPLYDEPAQRYCPAGVYEVITQEDGEKRFQINAQNCVHCKTCDIKDPAQNITWVTPEGAGGPTYPNM, encoded by the coding sequence GTGGAACGCGAATACATGGAATTCGACGTGGTCATCGTCGGTGCCGGCCCCGCAGGCTTGTCCGCCGCTTGCCGCCTTAAGCAGAAGGCCGCTGAAGCCGGCAAGGAAATCAGCGTCTGCGTGGTCGAGAAAGGCTCCGAAGTCGGTGCTCACATCCTTTCCGGTGCCGTGTTCGAACCACGGGCCCTGAATGAACTGTTCCCGGACTGGAAGGAACTGGGCGCTCCGCTCAACACTCCAGTGACCCGCGACGACATCTATGTCCTGCGCAGCGGCGAAACCTCCACCAAGGTTCCCGACTTCTTTGTGCCCAAGACCATGCACAACGAAGGCAACTACATCATCTCCCTGGGCAACCTGTGCCGCTGGCTGGCCCAGCAAGCCGAGAACCTGGGCGTGGAAATCTACCCGGGCTTCGCCGCCCAGGAAGCCCTGATCGACGAAAACGGCGTGGTCCGCGGGATTCTGACCGGCGACATGGGCGTCGACCGCGAAGGTCAGCCAAAAGACGGCATGTACACCCCCGGCATGGAACTGCGCGGCAAATACACCCTGTTCGCCGAAGGCTGCCGCGGCCATATCGGCAAACAACTGATCAAGCGCTTCAACCTGGACAGCGACGCCGACGCCCAGCACTACGGCATCGGCCTCAAGGAAATCTGGGAAATCGATCCGGCCAAGCACCAACCAGGCCTGGTGGTGCACACCGCCGGCTGGCCGCTGGACATCATGAGCAACGAGAACACCGGCGGCTCCTTCCTCTATCACCTGGAGAACAACCAGGTGGTAGTGGGCCTGATCGTCGACCTGTCCTACGCCAACACCTACCTGTCGCCGTTCGACGAGTTCCAGCGCCTCAAGCATCACCCGGTGCTCAAGCAGTACCTGGAAGGCGGCAAGCGCATCAGCTATGGCGCACGCGCACTGGCCAAGGGCGGCATCAATTCGCTGCCGAAGATGGTGTTCAAGGGCGGCGCGCTGATCGGCTGCGACCTGGGCACCATGAACGTGGCCAAGATCAAGGGCAGCCACACCGCCATGAAGTCCGGCATGCTGGCCGCCGACGCCGTGGCCGACTCGCTGTTCGCCGGCTCCGAAGGCGCCGAAGAACTCAAGAGCTACGTCGAATCGTTCAAATCCAGCTGGCTGTATGAAGAGCTGTTCGCCAGCCGCAACTTCGGCCCGGCCATGCACAAGTTCGGCCCGATCATCGGTGCCGGCTTCAACTGGATGGACCAGAACATCTTTGGCGGCAAGCTGCCCTTCACCCTGCACGACACCAAGCCGGACTATGCCTGCCTGAAGCTGGCCAAGGACTGCACGAAGATCGACTACCCGAAACCCGACGGCAAACTCAGCTTCGACAAATTGAGCTCGGTGTTCATCTCCGGTACCAACCATGAAGAAGAACAGCCGTGCCACCTGAAGCTGACCGACCCGAGCATCCCGCTGGGCCGCAACCTGCCGCTGTACGATGAACCGGCCCAACGCTACTGCCCGGCCGGCGTGTATGAGGTGATCACCCAGGAAGATGGCGAGAAGCGCTTCCAGATCAACGCGCAGAACTGCGTGCACTGCAAGACCTGCGACATCAAGGACCCGGCCCAGAACATCACCTGGGTCACGCCGGAAGGCGCCGGCGGCCCGACCTACCCGAACATGTAA